In one window of uncultured Acetobacteroides sp. DNA:
- the hydF gene encoding [FeFe] hydrogenase H-cluster maturation GTPase HydF, with translation MTKTRDNKPHIGIYGRRNNGKSAITNLLAGQNVAIVSDHAGTTTDPVKKSVEILNLGPIVLVDTAGIDDEGELGQMRIEKTRESIKIVDLALLVTSQSQFGDYESQLIDEFKAYDTPFIVVHNMADVARATDEHASFFTNQRIPFVEVSAKSGEGFDQLVESIKAAMPDTAYTAPSMFKGIIKKDDIVLLITPIDTEAPAGRMILPQVQAIRDSLDNDAVAVTLKENAVEHFLKATGIKPALAVTDSQIFDRANAMIPREIPLTSFSITLSRLKGPFAEFVKGTPRIAELKDGDRVLILESCTHHTSCDDIGRHKIPRWIKEFTGKQVEFDVVAGLSSLVRPITDYAIVIQCGGCMITRKQLHNRLKAAIEAGIPVTNYGMAIAYIKGIFERAIAPFVE, from the coding sequence ATGACGAAGACACGCGACAACAAGCCCCATATAGGCATCTACGGCCGAAGGAACAACGGCAAAAGCGCCATCACAAACCTGCTTGCAGGGCAAAACGTGGCGATTGTTTCCGACCATGCCGGTACCACCACCGACCCGGTAAAAAAATCGGTAGAAATCCTCAACCTTGGCCCAATTGTACTGGTAGACACCGCCGGCATCGACGACGAGGGGGAGCTGGGGCAAATGCGGATCGAGAAAACCCGCGAATCGATAAAGATTGTAGACCTCGCCCTTTTGGTTACCTCCCAAAGCCAGTTTGGCGACTACGAAAGCCAGCTGATCGACGAATTTAAAGCCTACGACACCCCGTTCATCGTGGTGCACAACATGGCTGATGTCGCCAGGGCAACCGACGAGCACGCCAGTTTCTTCACCAACCAGCGAATCCCATTCGTAGAGGTAAGCGCCAAAAGCGGCGAGGGGTTCGACCAACTGGTGGAGAGCATCAAGGCAGCCATGCCCGACACCGCCTACACCGCGCCCTCCATGTTTAAGGGCATCATAAAGAAGGACGACATCGTGCTCCTCATAACGCCAATCGACACCGAAGCCCCTGCTGGGCGCATGATTCTGCCACAAGTTCAGGCAATCCGCGACTCGCTGGACAACGATGCCGTTGCCGTAACACTAAAGGAGAATGCCGTTGAGCACTTCCTAAAAGCAACGGGCATAAAGCCCGCGCTAGCCGTAACCGACAGCCAAATATTCGATAGGGCAAATGCGATGATCCCCCGCGAGATTCCGCTCACCTCCTTCAGCATCACCCTATCGAGGCTAAAAGGCCCGTTCGCCGAATTCGTCAAGGGAACTCCACGAATCGCCGAGCTTAAGGATGGCGACCGGGTGCTGATCCTCGAAAGCTGCACCCACCACACCAGCTGCGACGACATTGGGCGCCACAAAATCCCTAGATGGATAAAGGAATTCACGGGGAAGCAGGTAGAGTTTGACGTTGTTGCCGGATTAAGCTCCCTAGTCAGACCAATTACCGATTACGCAATCGTAATCCAATGCGGCGGCTGTATGATTACCAGAAAGCAGCTGCACAACAGGCTAAAAGCAGCAATCGAGGCAGGGATTCCGGTAACCAACTACGGGATGGCGATTGCATATATTAAAGGTATCTTCGAAAGGGCAATTGCGCCTTTTGTAGAATAG
- a CDS encoding oligosaccharide flippase family protein encodes MISIGELQRLIKSDFTRNVGTLFTGNGISMAVNLLSLPILSRLYTPEEFGSIALYVAIAQLIAVFVSGRYDYALMLPRKSGEALKVALSGVVLSFYMSILVAVVLYFSYDRLLAFFPHPTFARLIWLLPIIGFLLSVRQILSMWFSRRSRFKFTSQSKVLQTVVANGVRLPRAIYANGVAGLWLGFVVSELVALVQGMFFFWKHDYRLLRTSKKTEFKETLAKYASFPMYSMPISFLNSISTNLLIYAFSYSFSASVVGLYERFSKMISVPLDMVSSSFSIVFFQKMSFVSSKRRFYRRAYLVCLLIGGLMNLPVVLWGPKIFSFVLGGNWQFAGEMARYLAPLMVFGFANKCIGTTFSTINKNGVMLVWQLSYLVLTLGWVVVFRDHSVLFIIKTYALLGALLNIVLGVYGYYFVKKADLGTV; translated from the coding sequence ATGATTAGTATTGGCGAGTTGCAACGGCTCATTAAATCGGATTTTACTAGAAACGTGGGGACGCTCTTTACGGGTAATGGCATCTCTATGGCAGTTAATCTTTTGTCGTTGCCGATTTTATCCCGATTGTACACTCCCGAAGAATTTGGGAGTATCGCTCTTTACGTCGCAATAGCGCAGCTGATTGCTGTTTTTGTTTCGGGACGGTACGACTACGCATTGATGCTTCCTCGAAAAAGCGGAGAGGCGTTAAAGGTGGCGTTGAGCGGAGTGGTGCTTTCGTTTTACATGTCAATTCTAGTGGCGGTGGTGCTGTACTTCTCGTACGATCGGTTGTTGGCGTTTTTCCCACATCCAACCTTTGCTCGGCTGATTTGGTTGTTGCCAATCATAGGCTTTCTGCTCTCGGTTCGTCAGATTCTTAGCATGTGGTTTTCGCGTCGGAGCCGATTCAAATTTACATCACAAAGCAAGGTGCTGCAAACTGTTGTTGCCAATGGAGTAAGACTCCCTCGTGCTATTTATGCTAACGGGGTGGCCGGGCTTTGGTTGGGATTTGTTGTTTCGGAGCTGGTGGCTCTTGTTCAGGGGATGTTCTTCTTTTGGAAACATGATTACAGGTTGCTGAGGACCTCTAAAAAAACAGAGTTTAAGGAAACGCTGGCTAAGTATGCTAGCTTTCCAATGTACTCCATGCCGATATCATTCCTAAACTCCATTTCTACGAATCTGCTTATCTACGCCTTCTCTTACTCGTTCTCGGCATCTGTTGTTGGGCTGTATGAGCGATTTTCGAAAATGATAAGTGTTCCGTTGGATATGGTGAGCTCGTCATTTAGCATCGTGTTTTTTCAGAAGATGTCGTTCGTGTCGTCGAAGCGGAGGTTTTATAGGCGAGCGTACTTGGTTTGCCTTTTGATAGGTGGATTGATGAACCTGCCTGTAGTTCTCTGGGGTCCAAAGATTTTTTCGTTTGTCCTTGGCGGTAATTGGCAGTTTGCAGGGGAGATGGCTCGATATCTTGCCCCTTTGATGGTGTTTGGGTTCGCTAATAAATGTATTGGTACCACCTTCTCAACCATCAACAAGAATGGAGTAATGCTGGTTTGGCAGCTGTCCTACTTGGTGTTGACTTTGGGGTGGGTTGTTGTGTTTAGAGACCATAGCGTGCTTTTTATTATCAAAACGTATGCGCTTTTGGGGGCTTTGCTGAATATTGTGCTTGGTGTTTACGGGTACTATTTTGTAAAAAAAGCGGATTTGGGCACTGTGTAG